The following proteins are encoded in a genomic region of Protaetiibacter sp. SSC-01:
- a CDS encoding LysR family transcriptional regulator: MLDVRRLALLRELALRGTIASVAAALHQTPSAVSQQLAQLEREAGVPLLRKAGRRLQLTPQAELLVGHTEQILDALERADTELAASLEQATGVIRVAMFQSAALALLPAALDVLEREHPALTAVVTQREPETALHETFARDFDLVIAEEYPGHAAPPLAGLDRRPLTTDAIRLAVPPGGEGRFAIRDIRDARDAPWVMEPYGAASRHWAEQACRRAGFEPHVRFETADLQAHVRLIQTGHAVALLPDLIWQGAEPSVDLVPLDGDPRRTVFTSTRHAMANHPAVVAFREALERAAG; this comes from the coding sequence ATGCTCGACGTGCGCCGCCTCGCCCTCCTGCGCGAGCTCGCGCTGCGCGGCACCATCGCATCCGTCGCCGCCGCCCTGCACCAGACGCCGTCGGCCGTCTCCCAGCAGCTCGCCCAGCTCGAACGCGAGGCCGGCGTGCCCCTGCTGCGGAAGGCCGGCCGCCGCCTGCAGCTCACGCCGCAGGCCGAGCTCCTCGTCGGGCACACCGAGCAGATCCTCGACGCCCTGGAGCGCGCCGACACCGAGCTCGCGGCATCCCTCGAGCAGGCGACGGGCGTCATCCGCGTCGCGATGTTCCAGTCCGCCGCGCTCGCGCTCCTGCCCGCCGCGCTCGACGTGCTCGAGCGCGAGCACCCCGCGCTCACGGCCGTCGTCACCCAGCGCGAGCCCGAGACCGCGCTCCACGAGACCTTCGCGCGCGACTTCGACCTCGTCATCGCCGAGGAGTACCCCGGCCACGCGGCCCCGCCCCTCGCGGGCCTCGACCGGCGCCCGCTCACGACCGACGCCATCCGTCTCGCCGTTCCGCCCGGCGGCGAGGGCAGGTTCGCGATCCGCGACATCCGGGATGCGCGCGACGCCCCGTGGGTCATGGAGCCCTACGGCGCCGCCTCGCGGCACTGGGCCGAGCAGGCCTGCCGGCGCGCGGGCTTCGAGCCGCACGTGCGCTTCGAGACGGCCGACCTGCAGGCGCACGTGCGCCTCATCCAGACCGGGCACGCCGTCGCGCTGCTGCCCGACCTCATCTGGCAGGGCGCCGAGCCGAGCGTCGACCTCGTGCCGCTCGACGGCGACCCGCGCCGCACCGTGTTCACCTCGACGCGGCACGCGATGGCGAACCACCCCGCGGTCGTCGCGTTCCGCGAGGCGTTGGAGCGCGCGGCGGGCTAG
- a CDS encoding WhiB family transcriptional regulator: MDWRDKAACLTVDPELFFPVGNTGPAVDQIEKAKTVCGRCTVSEQCLQYALETNQDSGVWGGLSEDERRALKRRAARARRAS, translated from the coding sequence ATGGACTGGCGCGATAAGGCCGCCTGCCTCACCGTCGACCCGGAGCTTTTCTTCCCGGTCGGTAACACCGGACCCGCCGTCGACCAGATCGAGAAGGCGAAGACCGTGTGCGGACGGTGCACCGTCTCCGAGCAGTGCCTCCAGTACGCCCTCGAGACCAACCAGGACTCGGGCGTGTGGGGCGGCCTCAGCGAAGACGAGCGTCGCGCCCTCAAGCGCCGCGCCGCGCGCGCTCGCCGCGCCAGCTGA
- a CDS encoding VWA domain-containing protein has product MTFQPVLPAAIVVIVVLLFVALAVWSLVRRPDARAAWAVRLALVVACGALLLRPGVPGTSETLTTEVDILLVVDTTASIVAEDWDGDSPRIEGVRADVQRIVNEYPGARFGLITFDSDAVVRVPLTTDTTALVTSLSVLRPEVTANSRGSSVGIAAPVVQQTLQAAASVRPDRARMVFYFGDGEQTGSGEPESFAGSASEVSGGAVLGYGTAEGGPMRTTTAGVDGPGSYIEYEGERALSVIDPANLERIADQLGVAYQERSADTRLELPPPPTTATTAQGTTESIVDLTWIVALVVAALLALELARVTALMASAASVRRPRTGGGERS; this is encoded by the coding sequence ATGACCTTCCAGCCCGTGCTCCCCGCGGCGATCGTCGTCATCGTCGTGCTTCTGTTCGTCGCGCTCGCGGTGTGGTCGCTCGTGCGGCGACCGGATGCGCGTGCCGCGTGGGCCGTGCGCCTCGCGCTCGTCGTCGCGTGCGGTGCGCTCCTGCTGCGGCCGGGCGTGCCGGGCACGTCGGAGACCCTCACGACGGAGGTCGACATCCTGCTCGTCGTCGACACGACAGCGAGCATCGTCGCGGAGGACTGGGACGGCGACAGCCCGCGCATCGAGGGCGTGCGCGCCGACGTGCAGCGCATCGTGAACGAGTACCCGGGGGCGCGCTTCGGCCTCATCACCTTCGACTCGGATGCGGTCGTGCGCGTGCCGCTCACGACCGACACGACCGCTCTCGTGACCTCGCTCTCGGTACTGCGCCCGGAGGTGACCGCCAACTCGCGGGGCAGCTCGGTGGGCATCGCGGCGCCCGTCGTGCAGCAGACTCTCCAGGCGGCGGCATCCGTTCGTCCCGACCGGGCGCGCATGGTGTTCTACTTCGGCGACGGCGAGCAGACCGGGTCGGGGGAGCCGGAGTCGTTCGCCGGCAGCGCCTCGGAGGTGTCGGGCGGCGCCGTGCTCGGCTACGGCACGGCGGAGGGCGGGCCCATGCGCACGACGACCGCGGGCGTCGACGGCCCCGGCAGCTACATCGAGTACGAGGGGGAGCGGGCGCTCTCGGTCATCGACCCCGCCAATCTCGAGCGCATCGCGGATCAGCTGGGGGTCGCGTACCAGGAGCGCTCGGCCGACACGCGTCTCGAGCTGCCGCCCCCGCCGACGACGGCGACGACCGCGCAGGGCACGACGGAGTCGATCGTCGATCTCACGTGGATCGTCGCGCTCGTCGTCGCGGCGCTGCTCGCGCTCGAACTCGCGCGCGTGACGGCGCTCATGGCGAGCGCCGCGAGCGTGCGGCGACCGCGCACGGGCGGGGGTGAGCGCTCGTGA
- a CDS encoding VWA domain-containing protein, with the protein MALELPAMLAVVAALAVAAAVVGVLLGRGRRSRAAAGARVARAERVRALPSVARAVRMRVVALAGVLALAAVALAASAVVAARPTAERIIQPETRNRDVMLCLDVSGSMTDVDAEVLELFSSLAEGFQGERIGLTIFNSSPVQVFPLTDDYAFVREHLDSVRQSFDYVEDIPEFWVGTLNGAGASLVGDGLAACVLGFDNPDQERSRSIILATDNEVNGAETVTLDEAGAYAASLDVRVYAIDPVTEGSATGAALQAMAEATGGDYYGLHDTTTIDGIVDEVEAQDAAVLRGQPRIVKVDAPGAWPVVIAVAALALVLVVWRVRV; encoded by the coding sequence GTGGCACTAGAGCTGCCGGCGATGCTCGCCGTCGTCGCGGCCCTCGCGGTCGCGGCGGCGGTCGTCGGCGTGCTCCTCGGTCGCGGGCGCCGCAGCCGTGCCGCGGCGGGCGCCCGTGTCGCGCGTGCCGAGCGCGTGCGCGCGCTGCCGAGCGTCGCGCGCGCGGTGCGGATGCGCGTGGTCGCGCTCGCGGGCGTGCTCGCTCTCGCGGCGGTCGCCCTCGCCGCATCCGCCGTCGTCGCGGCCCGCCCGACGGCGGAGCGCATCATCCAGCCCGAGACGCGCAACCGCGACGTCATGCTGTGCCTCGACGTGTCGGGGTCGATGACCGACGTCGACGCCGAGGTGCTCGAGCTGTTCTCGAGCCTCGCCGAGGGGTTCCAGGGCGAGCGCATCGGGCTCACGATCTTCAACAGCTCGCCCGTGCAGGTCTTCCCGCTCACCGACGACTACGCGTTCGTGCGCGAGCACCTCGACAGCGTGCGGCAGAGCTTCGACTACGTCGAGGACATCCCCGAGTTCTGGGTCGGCACGCTCAACGGCGCCGGCGCCTCGCTCGTGGGCGACGGGCTCGCGGCGTGCGTGCTCGGCTTCGACAACCCCGACCAGGAGCGCTCGCGCTCGATCATCCTCGCGACCGACAACGAGGTGAACGGCGCCGAGACGGTCACGCTCGACGAGGCGGGCGCCTACGCCGCGTCGCTCGACGTGCGCGTCTACGCGATCGACCCCGTGACGGAGGGCTCCGCGACGGGCGCCGCGCTGCAGGCGATGGCGGAGGCGACGGGCGGCGACTACTACGGACTGCACGACACGACGACGATCGACGGCATCGTCGACGAGGTCGAGGCGCAGGACGCCGCCGTACTGCGCGGGCAGCCGCGCATCGTCAAGGTCGACGCGCCGGGCGCGTGGCCCGTCGTCATCGCGGTCGCGGCGCTCGCGCTCGTGCTCGTCGTCTGGAGGGTGCGCGTATGA
- a CDS encoding DUF58 domain-containing protein, whose product MSGLLARVKSKLFIASKLKSVHPLDGGYASLVRGRSLDFEDLRPYEHGDEVRDIDWRATARVGEPMVKRSYAERRHSILFVVDTGTGMQALARDEGSKKELAVLTVGALALLAVRHGDDTLLMYADGDRARRLEPRRSEGGVELMLRSLDRAVDEATTPAPREALLEAVAKTVARRMIVVIVTDEAPIGEAVERRLRRLRAQHDIIWITLRDADPVVLARPAASRRDAASGWAVPEFLHGSAEIVAELDAERGAEDARRRALLDRLEITHVELDGQDSAVAALLGMLHGRSHARR is encoded by the coding sequence ATGTCAGGTCTGCTCGCCCGCGTGAAGAGCAAACTCTTCATCGCCTCGAAGCTCAAGTCGGTGCATCCGCTCGACGGCGGGTACGCCTCGCTCGTGCGCGGGCGCAGCCTCGACTTCGAGGACCTGCGGCCGTACGAGCACGGCGACGAGGTGCGCGACATCGACTGGCGCGCGACGGCGCGCGTCGGCGAGCCCATGGTGAAGCGCTCCTACGCGGAGCGGCGCCACAGCATCCTGTTCGTCGTCGACACGGGCACGGGCATGCAGGCGCTCGCGCGCGACGAGGGCTCGAAGAAGGAGCTCGCGGTGCTCACCGTGGGCGCGCTCGCGCTGCTCGCGGTGAGGCACGGCGACGACACGCTGCTCATGTACGCCGACGGCGACCGCGCACGGCGCCTCGAGCCGCGCCGCTCGGAGGGCGGCGTCGAGCTCATGCTGCGCAGCCTCGACCGGGCCGTCGACGAGGCGACGACGCCCGCTCCTCGAGAGGCCCTCCTCGAGGCCGTCGCGAAGACGGTCGCACGGCGCATGATCGTCGTCATCGTGACCGACGAGGCGCCCATCGGCGAGGCCGTCGAGCGGCGCCTGCGGCGGCTGCGAGCCCAGCACGACATCATCTGGATCACGCTGCGCGACGCGGACCCCGTCGTGCTCGCGCGGCCCGCGGCATCCCGTCGCGACGCGGCGAGCGGATGGGCGGTGCCTGAGTTCCTGCACGGGAGCGCTGAGATCGTCGCGGAGCTCGACGCGGAGCGCGGCGCCGAGGATGCGCGCCGCCGCGCCCTGCTCGACCGCCTCGAGATCACCCACGTCGAGCTCGACGGGCAGGACTCGGCTGTCGCCGCTCTGCTCGGGATGCTGCACGGGAGGTCGCATGCCCGGCGATGA
- a CDS encoding MoxR family ATPase produces the protein MNQAAPTPERMSEAREVIARITDAYSERIVGQDRLRTSLLVALIAGGHVLLESVPGLAKTTAASTLADTIDGSFKRIQCTPDLLPSDITGTQIYDAQTGTFRTVLGPVHANVVLLDEINRSSAKAQSAMLEAMQERQTTIGGEAHELPDPFMVIATQNPIEQEGTYELPEAQMDRFLLKEIVQYPSPQEELEVLARLDSGVLAPGRHASKVATLEEVRMLQDVAASIYVSPEVRNYVVGLAYVTRNPAEYIGEERARLIKYGASPRASIAFLRASRAFALLNGRDHVVPDDVSSLRHVVLRHRVLLTYEAEAEGIRSEDIVDAVFGAVPTP, from the coding sequence ATGAACCAGGCCGCGCCGACGCCCGAGCGGATGAGCGAGGCGCGCGAGGTCATCGCGCGCATCACGGATGCCTACTCGGAGCGCATCGTCGGCCAGGACCGGCTGCGCACGAGCCTGCTCGTGGCGCTCATCGCGGGCGGGCACGTGCTGCTCGAGAGCGTGCCGGGCCTCGCGAAGACGACCGCCGCATCCACGTTGGCCGACACGATCGACGGCAGCTTCAAGCGCATCCAGTGCACGCCCGACCTGCTGCCGAGCGACATCACGGGCACGCAGATCTACGACGCCCAGACGGGCACCTTCCGCACGGTGCTCGGCCCCGTGCACGCGAACGTCGTGCTGCTCGACGAGATCAACCGCTCGAGCGCGAAGGCGCAGAGCGCGATGCTCGAGGCGATGCAGGAGCGCCAGACGACGATCGGCGGCGAGGCGCACGAGCTGCCCGACCCGTTCATGGTCATCGCGACGCAGAACCCCATCGAGCAGGAGGGCACCTACGAGCTGCCCGAGGCGCAGATGGACCGCTTCCTGCTGAAGGAGATCGTGCAGTACCCGAGCCCGCAGGAGGAACTGGAGGTGCTCGCGCGCCTCGACTCGGGCGTGCTCGCGCCGGGCCGTCACGCCTCGAAGGTCGCGACCCTCGAGGAGGTGCGGATGCTGCAGGACGTCGCGGCGTCGATCTACGTCTCGCCCGAAGTGCGCAATTACGTCGTCGGCCTCGCCTACGTGACGCGCAATCCCGCGGAGTACATCGGCGAGGAGCGCGCTCGTCTCATCAAGTACGGAGCGAGCCCGCGCGCATCCATCGCGTTCCTGCGCGCCTCGCGCGCCTTCGCCCTGCTGAACGGCCGCGACCACGTCGTGCCCGACGACGTCTCGAGCCTGCGCCACGTCGTGCTGCGCCACCGCGTGCTCCTCACCTACGAGGCGGAGGCCGAGGGCATCCGCAGCGAGGACATCGTCGACGCCGTCTTCGGCGCCGTGCCGACGCCCTAG
- a CDS encoding sensor histidine kinase has protein sequence MSTLSELMLAQGLSTEADAEWLHLLAADGQLLADLAFADIVLWVPTAAGSFVAVAHSRPSSAATLFYRDFVGQEIKPEWRDQVRQAFEEVRIVDTSAPDWYEETPTRVRAVPVLRRLSPSGAATTSTPIAVLTRHSNLSEARTPSRQELTFNQCADDLFGMISTGDFPDLGAPTLPRRGAPRASDGLIRLDVDGMVTFASPNALSAFNRIGFAGELEGESLAEVATNLLSGKLTVDESLPLVVTGRAPWRTDIEARGVTVTLRAIPLRHRGDRVGAIVLIRDVTESRHQEQELITKDATIREIHHRVKNNLQTVASLLRIQSRRTHNDVARDALTQAMRRVAAIAVVHDTLSEGLSQNVDFDDVFDRVLLLVAEVASSHNTTVRPQKTGSFGTLPSEYATPLALALTELVTNAVEHGLAGRDDGEVTISAKRKTDTLSVRVRDNGGGLPEGKVGSGLGTQIVRTLIQGELGGTIDWHTLEGEGTEVTIEVPLLYLTQRP, from the coding sequence GTGTCCACCCTCTCCGAGCTCATGCTCGCGCAGGGCCTCTCGACGGAGGCCGACGCCGAGTGGCTCCACCTGCTCGCCGCCGACGGACAGCTGCTCGCCGACCTCGCGTTCGCCGACATCGTGCTGTGGGTGCCCACGGCCGCCGGCAGCTTCGTGGCCGTCGCGCACTCGCGCCCGTCGTCCGCGGCGACGCTCTTCTACCGCGACTTCGTCGGCCAGGAGATCAAGCCCGAGTGGCGCGACCAGGTGCGGCAGGCGTTCGAGGAGGTGCGCATCGTCGACACCTCCGCGCCCGACTGGTACGAGGAGACGCCGACGCGCGTGCGTGCCGTGCCGGTGCTGCGTCGCCTGAGTCCGAGCGGCGCCGCGACGACCTCGACGCCCATCGCCGTGCTCACGCGCCACTCGAACCTCTCCGAGGCGCGCACGCCGAGCCGCCAGGAGCTCACCTTCAACCAGTGCGCCGACGACCTGTTCGGCATGATCTCGACGGGCGACTTCCCCGACCTCGGCGCACCCACGCTGCCGCGCCGCGGGGCTCCCCGCGCATCCGACGGCCTCATCCGCCTCGATGTCGACGGCATGGTGACGTTCGCGAGCCCCAACGCCCTCTCGGCCTTCAACCGCATCGGCTTCGCGGGGGAGCTCGAGGGCGAGTCGCTCGCGGAGGTCGCGACGAACCTGCTCTCGGGCAAGCTCACGGTCGACGAGTCGCTGCCGCTCGTCGTCACGGGGCGTGCGCCGTGGCGCACCGACATCGAGGCGCGCGGGGTCACCGTGACGCTGCGCGCCATCCCGCTGCGGCACCGCGGCGACCGCGTCGGTGCGATCGTGCTCATCCGCGACGTCACCGAGTCGCGGCACCAGGAGCAGGAGCTCATCACCAAGGACGCGACGATCCGCGAGATCCACCACCGCGTCAAGAACAACCTGCAGACCGTCGCGTCGCTCCTGCGCATCCAGAGCCGCCGCACCCACAACGACGTCGCGCGCGACGCCCTCACGCAGGCCATGCGCCGCGTCGCCGCGATCGCCGTCGTGCACGACACCCTCTCGGAGGGCCTCAGCCAGAACGTCGACTTCGACGACGTCTTCGACCGCGTGCTGCTGCTCGTCGCGGAGGTGGCCTCGAGCCACAACACGACCGTGCGGCCGCAGAAGACGGGCTCGTTCGGCACCCTGCCCTCGGAGTACGCGACGCCGCTCGCGCTCGCGCTCACCGAGCTCGTCACGAACGCCGTCGAGCATGGTCTCGCGGGCCGCGACGACGGCGAGGTCACGATCTCGGCGAAGCGCAAGACCGACACCCTCTCGGTGCGTGTGCGCGACAACGGAGGCGGCCTGCCCGAGGGCAAGGTCGGCTCCGGCCTCGGCACGCAGATCGTGCGCACGCTCATCCAGGGCGAGCTCGGCGGCACGATCGACTGGCACACGCTCGAGGGGGAGGGCACCGAGGTCACGATCGAGGTGCCGCTGCTGTACCTCACCCAGCGCCCCTAA
- a CDS encoding regulator, protein MSVRVALSLPLDAEQRLAASAAHHGHEVVLRCSGGDELAARLPQLPVELAIVAATPQHLTPRLVETADVAGVRMLVVVDDADGARHAARLGILEPVEGPADWALLEGGRPAPVDDEPAAPLPEMPRTVRRPATVVAVWGPHGAPGRTSLAIALAAELATAGWRTVLADADTHAASVAPALGLLDEAPGFAAACRLAGIGGLDETQLERLAVVPRGARHPFRVLTGIGRPARWPELGAARVEAALAALRGLCEVVVVDLAASLERDDELARDVDGPRRNAAGLEVLRAADRVVAVGAADPVGIPRLLRGHAELLELVEPERVTVVVNKLRASAVGVNPGGQVRQTLARFGGIDDPVLVPWDPAAFDAAVLGGRPLADAAPRSAARVAVRSLAASLVPSPAATGARRGLRRRSA, encoded by the coding sequence ATGAGCGTGCGCGTCGCCCTCTCGCTCCCGCTCGACGCCGAGCAGCGGCTCGCCGCATCCGCCGCCCACCACGGCCACGAGGTCGTGCTGCGCTGCTCGGGCGGCGACGAGCTCGCGGCGCGTCTGCCGCAGCTGCCCGTCGAGCTCGCCATCGTCGCGGCGACCCCGCAGCATCTGACGCCGCGGCTCGTCGAGACGGCCGACGTCGCGGGCGTGCGGATGCTCGTGGTCGTCGACGACGCCGACGGCGCCCGCCACGCGGCCCGGCTCGGCATCCTCGAACCCGTCGAGGGGCCCGCCGACTGGGCCCTCCTCGAGGGCGGTCGGCCCGCGCCCGTCGACGACGAGCCCGCCGCGCCGCTCCCCGAAATGCCGCGCACCGTGCGACGGCCAGCGACGGTCGTCGCCGTGTGGGGTCCGCACGGGGCGCCCGGGCGCACGAGCCTCGCGATCGCGCTCGCCGCCGAGCTCGCGACCGCGGGGTGGCGCACGGTGCTCGCCGACGCCGACACCCACGCGGCATCCGTCGCCCCCGCCCTCGGCCTGCTCGACGAGGCGCCCGGCTTCGCCGCCGCGTGCCGGCTCGCGGGGATCGGCGGCCTCGACGAGACGCAGCTCGAGCGGCTCGCCGTCGTGCCGCGGGGCGCGCGGCATCCGTTCCGCGTGCTCACGGGCATCGGCCGGCCCGCCCGCTGGCCCGAGCTCGGCGCGGCGCGTGTCGAGGCGGCGCTCGCGGCGCTGCGCGGACTGTGCGAGGTGGTCGTCGTCGACCTCGCGGCGAGCCTCGAGCGCGACGACGAGCTCGCGCGCGACGTCGACGGCCCGCGGCGGAACGCGGCCGGCCTCGAGGTGCTCCGTGCGGCGGATCGCGTCGTCGCCGTGGGTGCGGCCGACCCGGTCGGCATCCCGCGGCTCCTGCGCGGTCACGCCGAGCTGCTCGAGCTCGTCGAGCCCGAGCGCGTGACGGTCGTCGTCAACAAGCTGCGTGCGAGCGCCGTCGGGGTGAACCCCGGCGGGCAGGTGCGACAGACCCTCGCACGCTTCGGCGGCATCGACGACCCCGTGCTCGTGCCGTGGGATCCCGCCGCGTTCGACGCGGCCGTGCTCGGCGGACGGCCCCTCGCGGATGCCGCACCCCGCTCGGCGGCACGCGTCGCGGTGCGCTCGCTCGCGGCATCCCTCGTCCCGAGCCCCGCGGCGACGGGCGCGCGGCGCGGGCTCCGGCGACGGAGCGCGTGA
- a CDS encoding helix-turn-helix domain-containing protein gives MTADAAPGLGRFLTLADTADVLNISAGQAYALVRSGELPAIKLGAHGQWRIEREVLEAYIAARYEETRRAGLWHQAEFTDLPELFA, from the coding sequence ATGACAGCGGATGCGGCTCCCGGGCTCGGACGGTTCCTGACGCTCGCCGACACCGCCGACGTGCTCAACATCTCCGCCGGGCAGGCGTACGCCCTCGTGCGCAGCGGCGAGCTGCCCGCCATCAAGCTCGGCGCCCACGGCCAATGGCGCATCGAACGCGAGGTGCTCGAGGCGTACATCGCCGCCCGCTACGAGGAGACCCGTCGGGCCGGTCTCTGGCACCAGGCCGAGTTCACCGACCTGCCCGAGCTCTTCGCCTGA
- a CDS encoding Rv3235 family protein encodes MRGGEAAVDGSTARAIAPRLDDEELFGRQPAATRELPDPRPLLENLTRCVIEIIAGARDLEQIARWVDDGVYATLLKRVVVSAQARQAARRPAVRPVFTLGNVTLCEPRDGVVEAVVTVHGRARTRAVALRLEGLDRRWRATAIHVL; translated from the coding sequence ATGCGCGGTGGCGAGGCGGCGGTCGACGGCAGCACGGCGCGCGCGATCGCACCCCGTCTCGACGACGAGGAGCTGTTCGGCCGACAGCCCGCCGCCACGCGGGAGCTGCCCGACCCGCGGCCCCTCCTCGAGAACCTCACGCGCTGCGTCATCGAGATTATCGCGGGCGCCCGCGACCTCGAGCAGATCGCGCGCTGGGTCGACGACGGCGTCTACGCGACGCTCCTCAAGCGCGTCGTCGTGTCGGCCCAGGCCCGTCAGGCCGCGCGGCGGCCCGCCGTGCGCCCCGTGTTCACCCTCGGCAACGTGACCCTGTGCGAGCCGCGCGACGGCGTCGTCGAAGCGGTCGTCACCGTGCACGGCCGCGCCCGCACACGCGCCGTCGCCCTCCGACTCGAGGGCCTCGACCGCCGCTGGCGCGCCACCGCGATCCACGTGCTGTAG